Within the Aeromicrobium sp. Root236 genome, the region CTGGCCCACCGGCTCGACGATCTCGCCCGCGGCGTCGGCGTCGAGCCCCACAAGGAGCCCGATCCGGCCGACGACCGGCTCATCGCCCGCATCGCCGCAGACCAGAACGCCTTGCTCGCACGAGTCGAGGCCACGGCAGTCAAGCACCCCAAGCTCGCGCTGAAGCCGTACGTCGCCATCAGCACGGCGCACGCCAAGGCTGTCGGCGTCCCTGCGGTCGTCCCCGACGTCGCCGCCCCGTCGGCCGACCCCACGACGGCCGTCAGCGCACTGGCATCGGCCTACTCCCTGGCGTCGAAGGCCCGCGCAGCAGATTCCGTGCGGGCCACCTCCCCCGCACTTGCCCGCGTCCTGTCGTCGATGTCGGCGGGCCTCGCCCAGTGCGCGCGCGGGGTCGGTGAGCTGCGATGACGTCGACCGAGACGCTGCAGGACTGGCTCGCGCTCGAGCACGAGGCGGTGTGGCTCTATCCCGTCATCGGCGCGCGGTTCGGCGGCCTGGCCGACCGGGCACGCAGGTCGTACGAGAAGCACGGCGACGTGCGCGACGGCCTGCTGGCCCGCCTGCACCAGCTGCACGTCGAGCCGGTCCCGACCGCCCTGTCGTACGACGTGGGGCGGCTGCGGACCAGGCCCCGAGCGCTGACCGCGACCCGCCAGCTCGAGCGTGACATCGCCG harbors:
- a CDS encoding DUF4439 domain-containing protein, whose protein sequence is MTSTETLQDWLALEHEAVWLYPVIGARFGGLADRARRSYEKHGDVRDGLLARLHQLHVEPVPTALSYDVGRLRTRPRALTATRQLERDIAAVCLTLAGDSTGDLRTYATNGLRRAALAELTWGGRPSAFPGLS